In a single window of the Desulfurella sp. genome:
- the aroE gene encoding shikimate dehydrogenase produces MIGPQTKLYAIIGKPIKHSLSPKLHNAMFEKYGIDAVYLAFEVNNIKQAIEGVKGLGIKGLNVTLPFKNEVIKFLDSIESQAKIIGSINTIKNSNGTLLGYNTDYLGFFETIKDIDCNKSICILGSGGASAACIYAFYKKGVKSLNIYNRTFANAFKLKEQFGDLITLNLIEKKDIYKNEIIVNTTSAGILGSEDIIDLNLLNKNSLLIDIVYKSELIKKAESLGINSIDGTKMFIYQAYHAFKIWTDIEFDINHAFEVINGSS; encoded by the coding sequence TTGATTGGGCCACAAACTAAATTATACGCGATAATTGGTAAACCAATAAAGCATAGCTTATCACCGAAGTTACACAATGCTATGTTTGAAAAATATGGTATTGATGCCGTTTACTTAGCGTTTGAAGTAAACAACATAAAACAAGCCATAGAAGGCGTTAAAGGTCTTGGTATTAAAGGTTTAAACGTTACATTACCTTTCAAAAACGAAGTGATTAAATTCTTAGATTCTATCGAGAGTCAAGCAAAAATTATTGGATCAATAAACACAATTAAAAATTCAAACGGGACACTTTTGGGTTACAATACAGATTACCTTGGCTTTTTTGAAACCATAAAAGATATAGATTGCAACAAAAGCATCTGCATATTAGGTTCTGGCGGAGCATCTGCTGCTTGCATTTATGCCTTTTATAAAAAAGGCGTTAAATCTTTAAATATTTACAATAGAACATTTGCAAATGCTTTTAAACTTAAAGAGCAATTTGGAGACTTAATAACACTTAATTTAATAGAAAAAAAAGATATATATAAAAATGAAATTATTGTAAACACAACATCAGCTGGCATATTAGGTAGCGAAGACATCATTGATCTAAATTTATTAAACAAAAATAGTTTATTAATAGATATTGTTTATAAATCTGAGCTTATAAAGAAAGCTGAAAGTCTTGGAATAAATAGTATAGATGGAACAAAAATGTTTATTTATCAGGCATACCATGCATTTAAAATCTGGACTGACATTGAGTTTGATATAAACCATGCATTTGAGGTTATAAATGGCTCAAGCTAA
- the tsaE gene encoding tRNA (adenosine(37)-N6)-threonylcarbamoyltransferase complex ATPase subunit type 1 TsaE: MIYYNVKTLSQTKKIAQEFAQIIKQKKQAIVFLKGDLGSGKTTFVRFVLHYLGIKDFKGSPSFTIAHEYYTKEKKVIHMDLYRIQTKEELLNTGIFEYFDQVAIFFIEWPNLLEIKPDIVIEFNTTIKQRSIGIDWATN, from the coding sequence ATGATATATTATAATGTAAAAACACTATCCCAAACAAAAAAAATAGCACAAGAATTTGCACAAATAATAAAACAAAAAAAGCAAGCTATTGTTTTTTTAAAAGGAGACTTAGGAAGTGGTAAAACAACTTTTGTCAGATTTGTTTTGCATTATCTAGGTATTAAAGATTTCAAAGGAAGCCCATCCTTTACTATCGCACATGAATATTACACAAAAGAAAAAAAAGTAATACATATGGATTTATATAGAATTCAAACAAAAGAAGAGCTTCTTAACACGGGAATTTTTGAATACTTTGATCAAGTAGCAATTTTTTTTATAGAATGGCCGAATTTACTTGAAATTAAACCCGATATTGTGATAGAATTTAATACAACAATAAAACAAAGGAGTATCGGGATTGATTGGGCCACAAACTAA
- a CDS encoding 23S rRNA (pseudouridine(1915)-N(3))-methyltransferase RlmH, whose amino-acid sequence MQVKFIFVGKKLKLDSFCEVYIKRIKAFCSTEMIYIKPSTLKLEALFIQKKIKPDDFVFILDENGKQLNSYEFANLIKTINKTMVFVVGGAFGIDKKSFKNAFFLSLSKLTLPHQIARLIVCESVYRSFTIIKNIPYHKE is encoded by the coding sequence ATGCAAGTAAAGTTTATTTTTGTGGGGAAAAAACTTAAGTTGGATAGTTTTTGTGAAGTTTATATAAAACGTATAAAAGCATTTTGCAGTACCGAAATGATTTATATTAAACCTTCAACGCTTAAATTAGAAGCCTTGTTTATACAAAAAAAGATTAAACCAGATGATTTCGTATTTATACTCGATGAAAACGGCAAACAACTAAATTCATACGAATTTGCAAATCTTATCAAAACAATCAATAAAACTATGGTATTTGTAGTTGGCGGTGCTTTTGGAATAGATAAAAAATCTTTTAAAAATGCTTTTTTTCTTTCTCTTTCAAAACTTACACTTCCACACCAAATCGCAAGATTAATTGTATGCGAAAGCGTGTATAGAAGTTTTACAATAATTAAAAATATACCCTACCACAAAGAATGA
- the rsfS gene encoding ribosome silencing factor, translating to MNKILDILCEKKIEHIKIIDMKNIQVLFDYFVIGTSNSLNQSLACVDELEKLSIINHVESDEKGDWILIDCGLIIIHLFSESKRKEIDLEYLWKDMPIDIFECK from the coding sequence ATGAATAAAATTTTAGATATATTGTGCGAAAAAAAAATTGAACACATTAAAATTATTGACATGAAAAATATACAGGTTTTATTTGATTATTTTGTTATAGGCACAAGTAATTCTTTAAATCAATCCCTTGCTTGTGTGGATGAGCTTGAAAAATTAAGTATAATTAACCATGTGGAAAGTGATGAAAAGGGTGACTGGATACTTATAGACTGCGGACTGATAATTATTCATTTATTCAGTGAATCAAAAAGAAAAGAAATAGACTTAGAGTATTTATGGAAAGATATGCCAATTGACATTTTTGAATGCAAGTAA
- the nadD gene encoding nicotinate-nucleotide adenylyltransferase, which translates to MRIAFFGGTFNPIHIGHLISAIEIKEYFFIDKFVFIPTGIPPHKKIIDLSAKDRYDMVALSVAGLEGFEVSDIEINSKEISYTVDTIDLLKKQYKNDELFYCIGADAFLGIDTWKGYKELLNKITFIIITRPKYSIEQIKLKYNWLKFIEAKKIAKYPPRHQSAYIYYRKIDISSSQIRKRVKEKKTIRYFVPYDVEKMILEKRFYLNE; encoded by the coding sequence ATGAGGATAGCTTTTTTTGGTGGCACATTCAATCCTATACATATTGGTCATTTAATCAGTGCAATTGAAATAAAGGAGTATTTTTTTATTGATAAATTTGTATTTATACCAACAGGCATACCGCCTCACAAAAAGATTATTGATCTAAGTGCAAAAGACAGATACGATATGGTTGCCTTAAGCGTAGCTGGTCTTGAAGGCTTTGAAGTAAGTGATATCGAAATAAACTCAAAAGAAATTAGCTATACTGTAGATACAATTGATTTGTTAAAAAAACAATACAAAAATGATGAACTGTTTTATTGCATAGGTGCAGACGCATTTTTGGGCATTGACACATGGAAAGGTTACAAAGAGCTATTAAACAAAATAACTTTTATAATTATAACAAGACCCAAATATAGCATAGAGCAAATCAAGCTAAAATATAACTGGCTAAAATTTATTGAAGCAAAAAAAATTGCAAAATACCCCCCAAGACACCAAAGCGCTTATATTTATTACCGAAAAATAGACATATCTTCAAGTCAGATTAGAAAACGTGTTAAAGAAAAAAAAACCATTAGGTATTTTGTACCATACGATGTAGAAAAAATGATTTTAGAAAAGAGGTTTTACCTTAATGAATAA
- a CDS encoding glutamate-5-semialdehyde dehydrogenase, whose translation MFNYIEDLCKKAKKASQICLSEEKINACLEKIAHNISTNKNHIIDENSKDIQSSNISKALTDRLTLNEKRIDSIIESLHTIINLKSPVGEIIKGWKLKNDIEIEKVRVPIGTIAIIYEARPNVTVDAFALCFKSSNSCVLRGGKEAFNTNKYLSSLIRQTLESFNINPDFLTFIDKTERQAIEHLIKMDKYIDLLIPRGGESLITFISKNATVPVIQHYKGLCHLYIDESANIDMALNIAYNAKVQRPSVCNAIETLLVHKNIANEFLPALAKKFENIVELRGCENTLKILPNIKQATQEDWQTEYLDYILSIKIVDSTDQAIEHINEYGSKHSEAIVTQNYTNAEDFLNKVDAACVYVNASTRFSDGGEFGFGAEIGISTSKLHARGPMALEELTTYKYKIRGNGQIRS comes from the coding sequence ATGTTTAATTATATTGAAGATCTATGTAAAAAAGCAAAAAAAGCTTCACAAATCTGTTTAAGCGAAGAAAAAATAAATGCTTGCTTAGAAAAAATTGCTCACAACATAAGCACAAACAAAAACCATATCATAGATGAAAACTCAAAAGATATTCAATCAAGTAACATCTCTAAAGCCCTAACAGATAGACTTACTTTGAATGAAAAAAGAATTGATTCAATAATTGAGTCTTTACATACTATAATAAACCTTAAAAGCCCGGTAGGCGAAATTATAAAAGGCTGGAAGCTAAAAAATGACATTGAGATAGAAAAAGTGCGTGTTCCCATTGGAACAATAGCAATAATATACGAAGCAAGGCCAAATGTAACAGTTGATGCATTTGCATTGTGTTTCAAAAGTTCGAATTCATGCGTGCTAAGGGGTGGAAAAGAAGCGTTTAACACAAATAAATACTTAAGCTCACTAATTAGGCAAACACTTGAATCATTCAATATAAACCCCGATTTTTTAACATTTATAGACAAAACAGAAAGACAAGCTATTGAACATTTAATTAAAATGGACAAGTATATAGATCTGTTAATCCCGCGAGGCGGAGAATCACTTATAACATTTATCTCTAAAAACGCTACAGTGCCAGTAATTCAGCATTACAAAGGCTTGTGTCATCTCTATATTGACGAAAGCGCAAATATTGATATGGCATTAAATATTGCATACAATGCAAAAGTTCAAAGACCATCCGTTTGCAATGCCATAGAAACACTTTTGGTCCACAAAAATATTGCAAATGAGTTTTTGCCTGCTCTAGCAAAAAAATTTGAAAATATTGTTGAACTTAGAGGATGTGAAAACACGCTTAAAATTTTACCTAATATAAAACAAGCAACTCAAGAAGATTGGCAAACAGAGTATTTAGATTACATACTATCCATTAAAATCGTTGATAGCACAGACCAGGCAATAGAGCATATCAATGAGTACGGCTCAAAACACTCAGAAGCCATTGTTACACAAAATTACACAAATGCAGAAGATTTTTTGAATAAAGTTGATGCTGCTTGTGTTTATGTTAATGCTTCTACACGTTTTAGTGACGGTGGTGAATTTGGTTTTGGAGCAGAAATAGGTATAAGTACTTCAAAATTGCATGCACGAGGTCCAATGGCTTTGGAAGAGCTTACAACATACAAATATAAAATTAGAGGAAATGGTCAAATAAGATCATGA
- the proB gene encoding glutamate 5-kinase — MDNQEYIDINRYKRIVIKVGSAIVANNNDIDINKINEIAQDVSFLINQNKEVLIVSSGAVACGMKILKIKKKPENLPLRQALASIGQPYLMSLYTKAFAHYLLNVSQVLISIEDILSRKRYLNAKNTFEALFGLKIIPIVNENDSVAVKELMFGDNDSLSAHILNLVEGNLLIILTDVDGVFDKDPKLYPDSTLIKTITNEEPLLKNLKGKSKLGEGGIASKIKAALTASKGGKTAVIINGKKTNPIKSLFLDKNFLYTIFLPKDYVKSKVYWINNCLSLGKLYIDRGAFESIKQRKGLLAKGIKNIEGVFLKGNVVDIVFEGKSVAKGIVNYDSTDIEKIKGIHSKEIDKILGHKTRDDVISTDNIIILQNS, encoded by the coding sequence TAAGATTAATGAAATAGCCCAGGATGTTTCTTTTTTAATAAATCAAAATAAAGAAGTACTTATTGTATCTAGCGGTGCTGTTGCATGCGGTATGAAAATTCTAAAAATTAAGAAAAAACCCGAAAACCTACCTCTTAGACAGGCTTTAGCAAGTATCGGACAACCTTACTTGATGAGTTTATATACTAAAGCATTTGCACATTATTTACTAAATGTATCGCAAGTTTTGATAAGTATTGAAGATATATTAAGCAGAAAGCGCTATTTAAATGCCAAAAATACATTTGAAGCACTCTTTGGTTTAAAGATAATACCCATAGTAAACGAAAATGATTCGGTTGCAGTCAAAGAATTAATGTTTGGTGACAATGATAGCCTTTCGGCTCATATTTTAAATCTTGTTGAAGGTAATTTGCTTATAATTTTAACAGATGTAGATGGTGTATTTGATAAAGACCCAAAATTATATCCAGATAGCACACTTATAAAAACAATTACCAATGAAGAACCTTTATTAAAAAACCTAAAAGGTAAAAGTAAGCTAGGAGAAGGCGGTATTGCCAGCAAGATAAAAGCAGCTCTAACTGCATCAAAAGGTGGCAAAACTGCTGTCATAATTAATGGTAAAAAAACAAATCCTATAAAAAGTTTATTTTTAGACAAAAATTTCCTTTATACAATTTTTTTACCGAAAGACTATGTAAAATCAAAAGTATACTGGATCAATAATTGTTTAAGTTTGGGCAAACTATACATTGATCGCGGTGCGTTCGAAAGTATAAAGCAACGCAAAGGACTCCTGGCAAAAGGTATAAAAAATATTGAAGGTGTTTTTTTAAAAGGTAATGTAGTAGATATTGTCTTTGAAGGCAAATCAGTAGCAAAAGGCATTGTAAATTATGATTCTACTGATATTGAAAAAATAAAAGGCATTCATTCAAAGGAAATTGATAAAATATTGGGTCATAAAACTCGAGATGATGTAATAAGTACAGATAATATAATAATATTGCAAAACAGCTAA